Genomic DNA from Bacterioplanes sanyensis:
ATTAGGGCTGGCCATTCCGCCTCTGGCGCCTTGGTGGATCACGGTGTTGGCCGCCAGCTTTGCCATCGTATTCTCCAAGCAACTCTATGGTGGTGTGGGTAACAATCCGTTTAACCCAGCCATGGTGGGATACGCCTTGGTATTGGTGTCTTTTCCCGTGCAAATGACCACCACTTGGGCGGTGCCGATACAAGTCGACGGCCACGCAACGCCTGGACTACTGGATTCGCTATCGGTGATCTTCACCGGCGCCAGCGCCGATGCCTTCTCCGGTGCGACACCGCTGGATGCTTACAAGCACATGATCGACAACCAGACATCATCGGAAGTGCTCAAGCAGCCTATTTTCAATGGCTGGCTAAATGGCGGCTGGGAATGGGTCAACCTGGCCTACTTGCTCGGCGGTTTGGTGTTGGTATGGCGTAAGATCATCAGCTGGCACATTCCTTTGGCCATGCTGGCCGGGTTGTCGCTGTGTTCGCTGTTCTTCGGCTGGGACGAGGACATGTACGCGCCACTGTCGCTGCATCTGCTCAGCGGCGCGACCATGTTGGGGGCTTTTTTCATCGCCACCGACCCGGTATCGGCCGCCACCACGCCAAAAGGCAAGCTGATTTACGGTGCGGGCATTGGTGTGTTGCTGTACGTCATTCGCAGTTATGGCGCTTACCCAGACGCCGTGGCCTTTGCAGTGCTGCTGATGAACTTTGCCGCTCCGTTTATCGATGCTTACACCCAGCCACGCACCTACGGCCACAAAGCCGCGCGTCGTGGCCTGATTGCCAAGAGTGAGAAATAACATGCAGGAGCTGTTGTCCTCCATTCGTCGCAATGCCGTTGGCCTGGCGCTGTTTGCCATGGTCACCGCCGGCGCCATCGCCGTGACCCAAGTGCTGACCAAAGAGCGCATCGCACGCAATGTGTTGGAGGCTGAAGCCAAGGCGCTTAACGACATTGTGCCGCAGAGCGACTATGACAACGACTTGCTGACCGATGTCATCGCCTTGGATCAGCGCTTCAACCTCAACCTATTGGGCCTTCGCAGCGAGGATCAGGTGGCGCACCTGGCACGCAACGACGGACAGGTCAGCACGGTGATTTTGCCGGTGGTGGCGCCCGACGGTTACACCACCGCCATCCGACTATTGGTTGGCATTCACGCCGATGGCCGCATTGCCGGTGTGCGTGTGGTCGAGCATAAAGAGACACCGGGGCTGGGCGACAAGATTGATCATCGCAAGTCAGACTGGATATTCAGCTTTGATGGCACGTCGTTGTTCGACACGCTGACTTGGGCCGTGAAAAAAGACGGCGGCGATTTCGATCAGTTCACCGGTGCGACCATTACTCCGCGTGCGGTGGTGGCAGCCGTGCATCAGGCATTGCAGTTCTTTCAGCAACATCAGGCCAGCTTGTTAAACCCAGGCCCGGCAGCGGCCGCGCAACTGTCTAGCGGAGAGTCGTGATATGGCGAGTAAATCCTTGCAGCAGATCAGTTTGGACGGCCTGTGGTTTAACAACCCGGCCCTGGTTCAACTGTTGGGTCTGTGTCCTTTGTTGGCGGTCACCGGCACTGTGGTCAACGCCTTAGGTTTGGGCCTAGCGACCATGATGGTCTTGGTGGGATCGAATGTGTCGGTCTCCTTGATTCGAAATCATGTCTCAGATGCGGTGCGCCTGCCGGCGTTTGTGATGATCATTGCCTCGTTTGTGACCGTGACCGAGCTAGTAATGCAGGCCTTTACCTACGAGCTCTATCAGGTGCTGGGTATCTTTATCCCGCTGATCGTGACCAATTGCGCGATCTTGGGCCGCGCCGATGCTTTCGCTTGCAAAAACCCGATACTGCCAGCCGCCGTGGACGGCTTTATGATGGCCCTCGGTTTTGCGCTGGTGCTGGTGCTATTGGGCGCCATGCGCGAAATATTGGGGCAAGGCGTGATCTTCTCCGACATGCAGCTGCTGTTTGGCCCAGCGGCGGCCGAGTGGAAAATTGAGCTGGTCAAAGACTACCCGGATTTCCTATTCGCCATTTTGCCGCCTGGCGCCTTCGTCGCCATGGGTTTGATCATCGCGTTGAAAAACATCCTCGACGAGCGCATCAAAGCCAAAGCAGAGGCGCAAAAAGCACCGGTCGAGGCTGGCAGCAAACGGGTTCGTGTGACCGGTAAAATCAGCTAAGTGCTGATTTACCGGCGCTGTTGAGCTGCAAACTGCATTCCCAGCGACCCGCAATCTATCGACAATATCGAATGGTTTGAGCCGATATTCGCAATATTTGTTCGCTGAGTTCGTTTGTATAGTGTTTCCATCACACTGAAGGAGACATCTGATGCACTACATCCGTCCCCACCAACAACGCGGTCACGCCAACTTCGGCTGGCTGAGCAGCCATCACAGCTTCTCTTTTGGCCAATACTATGACCCCAGCCATATGGGCATCTCCAACCTGCGCGTCATTAATGACGATCAGGTGGCTGGCGGCGCTGGCTTTGACCCCCATGGTCATCGCGATATGGAGATTATTTCTTACATTCTCGAGGGCACCATCGAGCACAAAGACAGCATGGGTAATCATTTCTTGATCCCTGCCGGTGACGTGCAAATCATGAGCGCCGGCAGCGGCATCATGCACAGTGAGTACAACCACCACAGCGACCAAGCACTGAAATTTTTGCAAATATGGATACTGCCCGAAGAGCAAGGCATAACGCCGCGCTATGAGCAGAAAACCATTGCCCAAGACGGCGTATTAACGCCATTGGTAACGCCCAACGGTG
This window encodes:
- a CDS encoding pirin family protein: MHYIRPHQQRGHANFGWLSSHHSFSFGQYYDPSHMGISNLRVINDDQVAGGAGFDPHGHRDMEIISYILEGTIEHKDSMGNHFLIPAGDVQIMSAGSGIMHSEYNHHSDQALKFLQIWILPEEQGITPRYEQKTIAQDGVLTPLVTPNGEQGSLSINADASLYRLQLAAGEATTLHFPKRSGYLHVIEGDVEVTSEHGQNTLTSGDGAGTLNAERIALKATASGVQALWFDLAPAERL
- a CDS encoding electron transport complex subunit E; translated protein: MASKSLQQISLDGLWFNNPALVQLLGLCPLLAVTGTVVNALGLGLATMMVLVGSNVSVSLIRNHVSDAVRLPAFVMIIASFVTVTELVMQAFTYELYQVLGIFIPLIVTNCAILGRADAFACKNPILPAAVDGFMMALGFALVLVLLGAMREILGQGVIFSDMQLLFGPAAAEWKIELVKDYPDFLFAILPPGAFVAMGLIIALKNILDERIKAKAEAQKAPVEAGSKRVRVTGKIS
- the rsxD gene encoding electron transport complex subunit RsxD — encoded protein: MLTLSSPHTHGSNSTSKVMLTVILATLPGLAVTTALFGYGTLINVVLAVVAALVSEAAVLKLRQRPLSFFLRDNTAALTGVLLGLAIPPLAPWWITVLAASFAIVFSKQLYGGVGNNPFNPAMVGYALVLVSFPVQMTTTWAVPIQVDGHATPGLLDSLSVIFTGASADAFSGATPLDAYKHMIDNQTSSEVLKQPIFNGWLNGGWEWVNLAYLLGGLVLVWRKIISWHIPLAMLAGLSLCSLFFGWDEDMYAPLSLHLLSGATMLGAFFIATDPVSAATTPKGKLIYGAGIGVLLYVIRSYGAYPDAVAFAVLLMNFAAPFIDAYTQPRTYGHKAARRGLIAKSEK
- the rsxG gene encoding electron transport complex subunit RsxG, whose protein sequence is MQELLSSIRRNAVGLALFAMVTAGAIAVTQVLTKERIARNVLEAEAKALNDIVPQSDYDNDLLTDVIALDQRFNLNLLGLRSEDQVAHLARNDGQVSTVILPVVAPDGYTTAIRLLVGIHADGRIAGVRVVEHKETPGLGDKIDHRKSDWIFSFDGTSLFDTLTWAVKKDGGDFDQFTGATITPRAVVAAVHQALQFFQQHQASLLNPGPAAAAQLSSGES